Below is a genomic region from Balaenoptera acutorostrata chromosome 9, mBalAcu1.1, whole genome shotgun sequence.
CCAGGAAAGCCAGCTCCAGTAGGTGGGGTTCTGGCCCCAGGGGGACCGGAAAGATGTCAGTGCTTTTTAGTTGCTCAGAGacctccttccctcactcagtgACTGACTCTCGACCCTCTGTCAGGTGTTTCTGGATCAAAGTGGTACCACTGGGCAGTGTGTCTCTGTGTGCTGGGGGACCCCTTCCCCTGTCACCTTCTCTGGCCTGGTCAGTACGGAGCTAGGCCCTGCTTCTTGTGCTGAGTATGTGAGGCAGGTGGGGATCGGGTAGAAGCAGGGGTAGGGGCTTTGGTCAAGATCTTGAAGTGAGGAAAGGGTCCCACCGAGCATACTGTCTCAGGGACATTTGAAAATATAGTTAATTACTGCCTCTAGGGACAACtgtccctccctccactccctcttCCATCCTTGTGTTTAATGGCCCTCTATGCCATCAGGGAAGTTCTGCCAAATCTAACCTGAGTACCTCCTGCTGCAGTGCAGGATCCTTTCTTCATTCTTGTAATGAGGCAGGAATTACAGCAAGTCCTCTCTGCTTTTTCCTTCCCCTGTTGGGATAATCCTTGCTCCTTGAGACTCTGCTGAGAGGCCCTCTCCTGATTCAGTGCTCTCCTTGCCTCCTCGTggacagtgggggtggggggaagaggacCACGCAGAAGAGCCCGGGGGGGGGGCTGGCCTTCACTTTGCTTGGATACCCACTGCCTCCCTCCCCATTGAGTCATGTGGTACAAAGGGCAGGGCAGAAACCACCCGGAGACCTTTAGTTCTCTCCTCATCTTACAGACAGGGAAGAGAGAGTGTGGAGAGTGGGTGTGAGGACAGGACGGGGTCACCCCATCCCTCCATCAGTTCCCCCAGGATGAGGCACGGCCCCCAGCCGCTGAGCTTGGGAGGAGGCCGTGTGGAGGCCTGGCTTTCAGGCCGATTCTGAAGGCCCTGCCTGAGTGACCCCCTCCCTGGCCGCCAGTCTCTTCAGGAGCAGTCAGCTGAGAGGTTGGACTAACTCTTCTGGTCCTGACTGCCGCGGCCAGGCCAGCGGGCCCTCTCTGCAGCTGTTCCCGCCTGCCCTCCCTTTGTCTAGCAGGAGGGGAGCCAGATGGgactggggcggggtgggggtgacaGGATGTACCCTCACCGTTGTTGGAAGAACAACAGTGACAGTAAACCCTTTTCCAGGGACCTGTCTTGCAGTGTAGCCCCAGGTTCTGtttatggaatttttaaattttaatttttagagccAACGTAACACAATAAAGTAGGATTAAAATTAGAATGATAAGTTTCGGTGAGGAGAGGACAGCTGCCGTTAGTTTCGGTGGGAAGTTTTGGCAACACCCCAAGTGCGTGGACACACACAGATGCGCACACAGCTATGTGGACACAAAACACGCACACAGAGGGAGATACACACGCAGACACACGCACCTACGCCCTCTGATACCCCGCGGGCACATGCGCATGcttggaccccccccccccccccgcacacaGGCAGACCCACGTGTACACACCCACCAGCCGCCACAAAGTAGTCGCTGAACGCCTGCCTTCCTGCCCGTTCCCTGTCTTCTTGTTGGCCTGTCAGGTCTGTGGAAATCTCTCCCTTCCACATCTGGATTTAGAGTCCTGGCTCCAGACATCTGGAGCAGCCCCTGGGTCTCCAGAGTGACTGATCGTCCCCTCCGACCTCTTCCCTTGCCGGGACTGAGCCCCTCTTCTCAGAGGCCCCCAGAGCCTAGCGCTAAAGTGTTTAGTATGCAAAGCCGGGTCTGTCCTCAGGGACAAGCCTTTATGTGTTTATTGTGTAGTTAAGCCGGACGGGAGCCCTGCCCCGCTCTGGTCCTGGCCCAGCTCCTACATTCTGCCTCCCACAAGGGTCCCGTAAAGCCATCATCTGCAATGCAAAACCCGTAAAACATCTGGGAGGGTCTGTGGGTTTTCTCCAAATCACCTGTGCCCTAATTTAGTATGAATAACAATTAGTTTGCTCTTATCAGCTAATTGTCCCCCTTGTGGGCTCCTTCTGCCTTGGCCCTCTTTCTGTAGGAGCTCGGTTTGCTCCTGATTTCTAAAGATGCTTCCTTTGCCGACAGCCCTTTCTGctcccctgccccccttcccctcccccactgccagaGGTGCAGGAAAGCAGCTGAGCCGCTCCCTGCCCGGCGGCTGGGATCCAGCGCCCCCCCTTAGCTGTCTCATTGCTGGGACCCCCATTTCTAGgagtcacccccccaccccggaatCTACAGCAGTGGTTTTGCTGATGTGAGTGTGAAGGTCCAGGGAGAGCCCTCACCGCGTGCTGTAGGTGCACAGGCCTCCCTCTTGGAgcgtggggggaggaggggaagcacAGCTGCCCCCTACCCAACCAGGGAGGCGGGGCGAGCTCCCCAGGCCCAGCCGTGCCTTGCGGCGTCTGGCGGGCACACGTGAAATGCCCCGCGGTGGCTCTGACTGGCTGTGCACCTGTTGTTTTGGGTGGTTGAGCTCAGGGcccagagggaaagggaaggaggcctTTTAACTCTTCTCCTTCACTGGGTTCTGGTCAGAGCTCTGGACCCTGAACATTCTTGTTTCCCATGACAAATTGGAAATCATCCTTTGGTCACCAGGAAGCTCAGccgccctcccctctccctcccctcctggccaTCGGGCTGGCATTCTTCCCGAGCTGAAGCAAACTTCTGCGTCCACAGGAAGAGACCGTCCATGGCTTCAGACTGCTTCAGTGATGGAATTTTCGTCTTGCTTTGTTTTCCCGAGGCGGAGGGAGGTGTGAGAGGCGGTGGGAGGGCCCTGGACTTGGAGGGGCGTGTACCTGAGGTGAACGTGGGAAGAGAAAGCAACCCAGGTTGGCCCTTGACCTGCCCACTGCTCCCTGACTGCTCGCCAGAGCCCATTATCCCCAGTCCCTCTGGAGCCCCTTACGATCCGGGCCGGGGTCAGTTGCAGAGCAAGGCCTAGGTCCCCCAGATCGCCCAGCTCTGGCCCTGTGCTCTCTTCCTGCAGCCTCTccagattcccaggccccaggAGGTGGCCCTCCTTCCTCAAGTCCTGTCACACTTCTTCCGGTCTAACCCGGAGGCTCTTCTTGATGTGTGCATGCCTTCGTGTGCTCAGCTGACGATACGCGCCCGTCATGAGCTCCTGTGGTtcgccaggcactgttctgggcaccAGGATGTAGCAGGAAATACAGACGTTGGCAGAGTTAACTTTGATTAGGCCCTTtgtgtgtgccaggtactgttggAGTCTTCACGGGCAGTAACTAATTCCATGACGTAAGGTATTGTTTGTGAGGTGCCGCCTATGCTCAGGCTCTGTGATAAACTTTATCCTGTAGGTCGGGAATCTGGGGCGACTATTCAGGTGATTTAATCAAGGTTGTGTGTGCAGTAAGTGACAACGTTGTCATGTGATGCCGGCAGGCTCGTTCCAGGACTCAGGCTGCCATCACCCGGATCGGCAGGTGGAGAGCTGGGGAGAACCCTCGGAGGGGCTCTTCGCTGCAGAGGGCCAGGGAGGCCCCCGTGGGAGGTCGTGGTCCAGCCGGGACCCGCAGCTGCGTGTGGAGCTGGAggctggggcaggagtggggatgGCAGCCGGccaagctggggggagggggctcccTGCGTTTGAGAAACAAAACGGAGCAAGTGCCGGGGCGTGGAGAGCAGGGGCAGCGCGGTGGGAGCCGGGGTCTGAGGACGCGTGTGTGTGCCTGACCCCCGCACTCCTGTCTTCCAGGCGGGAGCTATTCAGGAACATGATGGGTGTGGTCCTGACCCCCCTGCCCGGCCCCCCATCGGCCAGGCGGGGCTGGAGGTGCACAGCCCAGACCTTCGGGTCAGCAGAGCTTCTGCCGAAGTGACTGCCGTCCCTGGCCCACGCTCACCCTCTGCTCTGGGGTTTGGAGCAGCTGAAGGAGCAGCCGCGTCTTCCCTGTGGGAACCCCTCCGTTCCTTCAGCCGCCTGCTAGCAGCTCTGATCGGTGCTGACAGGCGGGAAGCGAAAGCCCAGCGCCTGCGTTCAGCCCGGTGGCCCCCTCCCTCAAGCCTGAGGTTTCTGTGTTTCAGCCTCACCGTCTCCTCCTCCCCACGTGAATGCCCTGGACTCtcggaaggaaggaagagaaatacGGAGGGATGggttgtctgtgtgtgtgtgtgtgacaggggCAGACTGAGACCTGGGCAAGGGCTGCTGCTGACAGCACACACAGGAGCCGAGGAGCGGCAGCCGTGGGCAGAGGCCTCCACGTTCTCTTGGTCGTTACCCGAGATGCTGGGTGTGATGACGTTctgggtgggagaggaggaagaggagactaAAACAGTCGCACGTAAGTTTCAGACTTAGAGGAGTGATTTCTTTACCAGGCATACTCTGAAAGAGAAGTTTTGCATTAAAAGGTTTGACAAATCTTTTTGTGCTCAGTGTATCGGAAGCaggtctctctcctccctctcagg
It encodes:
- the LOC103005376 gene encoding uncharacterized protein LOC103005376, which produces MPAGSFQDSGCHHPDRQAGAIQEHDGCGPDPPARPPIGQAGLEVHSPDLRVSRASAEVTAVPGPRSPSALGFGAAEGAAASSLWEPLRSFSRLLAALIGADRREAKAQRLRSARWPPPSSLRFLCFSLTVSSSPRECPGLSEGRKRNTEGWVVCVCVCDRGRLRPGQGLLLTAHTGAEERQPWAEASTFSWSLPEMLGVMTFWVGEEEEETKTVALNRYHLVNFSRLACGRLGLRSLQQWKVDMLTSHLGPQRCTEERKLPGLRRMTTGPPAAGPGSQDTTAVGAS